One part of the Microbacterium aurugineum genome encodes these proteins:
- the lepA gene encoding translation elongation factor 4 — MSPRALTPLQPASTPAAQIRNFCIIAHIDHGKSTLADRMLQITGVVSDRDMRAQYLDRMDIERERGITIKSQAVRMPWELDGQTVALNMIDTPGHVDFTYEVSRSLAACEGAILLVDAAQGIEAQTLANLYLALENDLHIIPVLNKIDLPAADPEKYAKELASLIGGKPEDVLRVSGKTGVGVEELLDRLVQDIPAPVGDADAPARAMIFDSVYDAYRGVVTYVRMVDGSLSPRERIQMMSTGANHEALEVGVSSPEPTPTKGLGVGEVGYLITGVKDVRQSKVGDTITTSRKPASEPLPGYTDPKPMVFSGIYPIDGSDYAELREALDKLKLSDASLQYEPETSVALGFGFRCGFLGLLHLEIVTERLAREFGLDLITTAPSVIYEVLTSDTGETVTVTNPSEYPDGRIGSVSEPMVKAAILLPKDYVGTVMELCQSRRGTLLGMEYFSEERVELRYNMPLGEIVFDFFDQLKSKTQGYASLDYEPSGQQEADLVKVDILLQGEKVDAFSSIVHRDKAYAYGTMMAERLRKLIPRQQFEVPIQAAIGARIIARETIRAIRKDVLAKCYGGDITRKRKLLEKQKEGKKRMKMVGRVEVPQEAFIAALSGDVEGKDKK, encoded by the coding sequence ATGTCCCCACGCGCTCTCACACCTCTCCAGCCTGCCTCGACGCCGGCTGCGCAGATCCGCAATTTCTGCATCATCGCCCACATCGACCATGGCAAGTCGACGCTCGCCGACCGGATGCTCCAGATCACCGGCGTCGTCTCGGACCGCGACATGCGAGCCCAGTACCTCGACCGCATGGACATCGAGCGCGAGCGCGGGATCACCATCAAGAGCCAGGCCGTTCGGATGCCGTGGGAGCTCGACGGTCAGACCGTAGCCCTGAACATGATCGACACACCCGGCCACGTGGACTTCACCTACGAGGTCTCGCGTTCGCTCGCGGCCTGCGAGGGAGCCATCCTGCTCGTCGACGCGGCGCAGGGAATCGAGGCGCAGACGCTCGCGAACCTGTACCTCGCGCTGGAGAACGACCTCCACATCATCCCGGTGCTGAACAAGATCGACCTGCCGGCCGCCGACCCCGAGAAGTACGCGAAGGAACTGGCCTCGCTCATCGGAGGCAAGCCCGAGGATGTGCTGCGCGTCTCGGGCAAGACCGGCGTCGGCGTCGAGGAACTGCTCGACCGGCTGGTCCAGGACATCCCGGCTCCGGTCGGCGACGCGGATGCCCCCGCCCGCGCGATGATCTTCGACTCGGTGTACGACGCGTACCGCGGTGTCGTCACGTATGTGCGCATGGTGGACGGCAGTCTCTCGCCGCGCGAGCGCATCCAGATGATGTCGACCGGGGCCAACCATGAGGCGCTCGAGGTCGGCGTGTCGAGCCCGGAGCCGACCCCGACCAAGGGGCTCGGCGTCGGCGAGGTGGGCTACCTGATCACGGGTGTGAAGGACGTTCGCCAGTCGAAGGTCGGAGACACGATCACCACGTCTCGGAAGCCGGCATCGGAACCTCTGCCGGGGTACACCGACCCGAAGCCGATGGTCTTCTCCGGTATCTACCCGATCGACGGCAGTGACTACGCCGAGCTCCGCGAGGCCCTCGACAAGCTCAAGCTCTCGGACGCCTCGCTCCAGTACGAGCCCGAGACCTCGGTCGCGCTCGGTTTCGGTTTCCGCTGTGGTTTCCTCGGTCTGCTCCACCTGGAGATCGTCACGGAGCGCCTCGCCCGCGAGTTCGGACTCGACCTCATCACGACCGCGCCCAGCGTGATCTACGAGGTGCTCACCAGTGACACGGGTGAGACGGTCACCGTGACCAACCCGAGCGAGTACCCGGACGGGCGGATCGGATCGGTCTCGGAGCCCATGGTGAAGGCCGCGATCCTGCTGCCGAAGGACTACGTCGGCACCGTGATGGAGCTGTGCCAGTCGCGCCGCGGCACCCTGCTCGGAATGGAGTACTTCTCCGAGGAGCGTGTCGAGCTGCGCTACAACATGCCGCTCGGTGAGATCGTGTTCGACTTCTTCGACCAGCTGAAGTCCAAGACGCAGGGCTACGCCTCTCTCGACTACGAACCCTCCGGACAGCAGGAAGCCGACCTCGTCAAGGTCGACATCCTCCTCCAGGGCGAGAAGGTCGACGCCTTCAGCTCGATCGTCCACCGGGACAAGGCCTACGCCTACGGCACGATGATGGCCGAGCGCCTGCGCAAGCTCATCCCTCGTCAGCAGTTCGAGGTCCCGATTCAGGCGGCGATCGGCGCGCGCATCATCGCCCGTGAGACCATCCGGGCGATCCGCAAGGACGTGCTGGCGAAGTGCTACGGCGGCGACATCACCCGTAAGCGCAAGCTCCTCGAGAAGCAGAAGGAGGGCAAGAAGCGCATGAAGATGGTCGGCCGCGTCGAGGTCCCCCAGGAGGCGTTCATCGCCGCGCTCTCGGGAGACGTCGAAGGCAAGGACAAGAAGTAG
- a CDS encoding DUF1990 domain-containing protein produces the protein MPLPAYPRGMTRHPLVAVPEGMLGEENSTTVAPAVRDAVAALVSTWEFKRRAGFEAPAGAPMPELEGVLAKRVFGIRFAEPVRVVWADASGFGYETRPGHPIYGEESFRIDERGVFTARSVSRPSTWFWRMLAPALRRMQRSTHAEYVRIVQEAARAAEAESPR, from the coding sequence GTGCCGCTGCCCGCGTATCCGCGGGGGATGACGCGTCATCCGCTCGTCGCTGTGCCCGAGGGCATGCTCGGCGAGGAGAACTCGACCACCGTGGCACCGGCGGTACGCGACGCGGTCGCGGCGCTGGTGAGCACGTGGGAGTTCAAGCGGCGCGCGGGTTTCGAGGCACCTGCGGGTGCACCGATGCCCGAACTCGAGGGCGTGCTCGCCAAGCGTGTCTTCGGCATCCGCTTCGCGGAGCCCGTGCGCGTCGTCTGGGCCGACGCGAGTGGTTTCGGTTACGAGACCCGTCCGGGGCATCCGATCTACGGCGAGGAGTCGTTCCGGATCGACGAGCGGGGCGTGTTCACCGCCCGGTCCGTCTCGCGCCCTTCGACCTGGTTCTGGCGGATGCTCGCGCCTGCGCTGCGGAGGATGCAGCGCTCGACCCACGCCGAGTACGTCCGGATCGTCCAGGAGGCGGCCAGGGCAGCGGAGGCGGAGAGCCCGCGCTGA
- a CDS encoding DUF1990 family protein, protein MRRGTFRDDTVDYAAVGATHAPDLMHYPPERSIPAEESWRIGSGVERFQTAGEALLSWTAQRAAGLSVEDVRPAPGPAYAGVSFDAEGNPIAPSKRDVEPRYDAEGMPFVGAGMTLHLRGRVAGMRADAELRVISVTEETRRIGFVLGTVGGSVVSGEESFDVDWREDNDEVWFTVRAFDAPNALIYRTIPALMKRRRRELFARYLRAISPLYATPV, encoded by the coding sequence ATGCGGCGCGGGACTTTCCGAGACGACACGGTGGACTATGCGGCCGTGGGTGCGACCCATGCGCCCGATCTGATGCACTACCCGCCGGAGCGCAGCATCCCGGCGGAGGAATCCTGGCGGATCGGCAGCGGCGTCGAGCGGTTCCAGACCGCCGGGGAAGCTCTCCTGTCCTGGACGGCGCAGCGCGCTGCAGGGCTCTCGGTCGAAGACGTGCGGCCGGCACCCGGACCCGCATACGCGGGCGTGAGCTTCGACGCGGAGGGGAATCCGATCGCCCCGAGCAAGCGCGATGTCGAGCCCCGCTACGACGCCGAGGGCATGCCGTTCGTCGGCGCAGGGATGACGTTGCACCTGCGCGGACGAGTCGCGGGGATGCGCGCCGACGCCGAGCTCCGCGTGATCTCGGTCACGGAAGAGACCCGGCGCATCGGATTCGTCCTCGGCACCGTCGGCGGGTCCGTCGTCAGCGGTGAGGAGTCGTTCGACGTCGACTGGCGTGAGGACAACGACGAGGTGTGGTTCACCGTGCGAGCGTTCGACGCACCGAACGCCCTCATCTACCGGACGATTCCCGCTCTCATGAAGCGTCGTCGCCGCGAGCTGTTCGCGCGCTACCTGCGGGCGATCTCGCCGCTCTACGCGACCCCCGTCTGA
- the hemW gene encoding radical SAM family heme chaperone HemW, which produces MAGPLPLGDPAPTDGHLPSDLVIDPNVPFSAYLHIPFCTVRCGYCDFNTYTSTELRGAKQEDYASTLISEIALARRVLADAGALRPMDTVFFGGGTPTLLPAGDLARMLEAATGAFGLADGAEVTVEANPDTVTPAVARTLADAGVTRMSVGMQSAVPHVLASLDRTHRPENVRTAVAAAKDAGLAVSVDLIYGAPGESLADWEASLDAALALEPDHISAYALIIEDGTKLARQIRRGEVPTPDDDLQADMYELADARLGAGGFDWYEVSNFARTPERRSRHNLAYWRGTDWWGFGPGAHSHVAGLRWWNVKHPAAYAQRLAASESPAAGTERPDEESRTLERILLLSRIREGIAVDEVPAGNRSRVAGLIADGLVDPAAAIRGRIQLTLRGRLLADAVVRALTD; this is translated from the coding sequence ATGGCGGGACCGCTCCCTCTCGGAGATCCGGCGCCGACGGACGGGCATCTTCCCTCCGACCTCGTGATCGACCCGAACGTCCCGTTCTCCGCCTACCTGCACATTCCGTTCTGCACCGTTCGCTGCGGTTACTGCGACTTCAACACGTACACCTCGACCGAGCTGCGCGGGGCGAAGCAGGAAGACTACGCATCGACGTTGATCTCCGAGATCGCGCTCGCCCGTCGGGTGCTGGCTGATGCCGGGGCACTGCGTCCGATGGACACGGTCTTCTTCGGGGGTGGCACTCCGACACTCCTCCCCGCGGGAGACCTTGCCCGCATGCTCGAGGCGGCGACCGGAGCCTTCGGCCTCGCAGACGGGGCGGAGGTGACCGTCGAGGCGAACCCCGACACCGTGACCCCCGCGGTCGCCCGCACACTCGCCGACGCCGGCGTCACGCGGATGTCGGTGGGCATGCAGTCCGCCGTTCCCCACGTGCTCGCGTCCCTCGATCGCACGCACCGCCCCGAGAACGTGCGCACCGCGGTGGCTGCGGCGAAGGACGCCGGACTGGCGGTGAGCGTCGACCTGATCTACGGCGCACCGGGGGAGTCGCTCGCGGATTGGGAGGCCTCTCTCGATGCGGCACTCGCCCTCGAGCCCGACCACATCTCGGCGTACGCGCTCATCATCGAGGACGGCACCAAGCTCGCGCGCCAGATTCGTCGGGGCGAGGTCCCGACGCCGGACGATGACCTGCAGGCCGACATGTACGAGCTCGCCGATGCCCGCCTCGGGGCCGGGGGTTTCGATTGGTACGAGGTGAGCAACTTTGCGCGCACTCCGGAGCGACGCTCGCGGCACAACCTTGCCTATTGGCGGGGGACTGACTGGTGGGGGTTCGGCCCCGGTGCGCACAGCCACGTGGCCGGTCTGCGGTGGTGGAACGTGAAGCACCCGGCCGCCTACGCGCAGAGGCTCGCGGCATCCGAGTCGCCGGCGGCGGGAACCGAGCGCCCCGATGAGGAGTCGCGCACGCTGGAGCGGATCCTGCTGCTCAGCCGGATCCGCGAGGGGATCGCCGTCGATGAGGTGCCCGCCGGGAACCGGAGCCGGGTCGCGGGCCTCATCGCCGATGGCCTCGTCGACCCTGCGGCCGCGATCCGGGGGCGCATCCAGCTGACTCTGCGAGGGCGGCTCCTCGCGGATGCCGTGGTACGTGCGCTGACCGACTGA
- a CDS encoding carboxylesterase/lipase family protein, producing the protein MTTSPQATLSCGIVRGTEEGGVVRYLGIPYAQAPFGANRFRATQPVDAWSGVREATRFGPTSPQVPYAGPIGELLGSVILDGDDILTANVWAPTDASDAPVLLWIHGGALERGTAALPLYDGAVFARAGIVFVSINYRLGSEGFSVLDGAPRNLGLRDAAAAVEWVHREISAFGGDPSHITAMGESAGGAIVAALLARDDSRALISRAIIESGPLQAQTPKKAGRVTAQLAKRLGVHADRDSFAALSPAQLLDARREQSAGSSPLGGAPGFQIAIDPDSLPRSPHEVLGEIDTPLLIGSNTDEYRLWFPPEALAGISEFKLQAARLLSRIPRRSVSEYRSAFPGANTGEVFGQLVTDMMLRAPLSRVASARPESTHVYEFAWPSPVRALRAAHALELGFVFDRLDDEEARRLAGTAAPGALATEMNTAWVGFVSGGDPGWPVYGSERRTRVFDTVSATVPQRRTAGMDLLPG; encoded by the coding sequence ATGACCACCTCACCCCAGGCCACCCTGTCGTGCGGCATCGTCCGCGGCACCGAGGAGGGCGGGGTCGTCCGTTACCTCGGCATTCCCTATGCGCAGGCGCCGTTCGGGGCGAACCGATTCCGCGCCACCCAGCCGGTCGATGCCTGGTCCGGCGTCCGCGAGGCCACCCGCTTCGGCCCGACCTCACCGCAGGTGCCGTACGCGGGTCCGATCGGCGAGCTGCTGGGGTCGGTGATCCTCGACGGTGACGACATCCTGACCGCGAACGTGTGGGCTCCGACCGACGCGTCCGATGCCCCCGTGCTGCTGTGGATCCATGGCGGAGCGCTCGAGCGGGGCACTGCCGCGCTGCCGCTCTACGACGGGGCGGTGTTCGCCAGGGCGGGCATCGTCTTCGTCTCCATCAACTACCGTCTGGGTTCCGAGGGCTTCTCCGTCCTCGACGGCGCCCCCCGCAATCTCGGTCTGCGCGACGCTGCTGCGGCCGTGGAGTGGGTGCACCGCGAGATCTCGGCGTTCGGCGGGGATCCATCACACATCACGGCGATGGGGGAATCGGCGGGCGGCGCGATCGTGGCGGCCTTGCTCGCCCGAGACGACTCCCGCGCTCTCATCAGTCGCGCGATCATCGAGTCGGGCCCGCTCCAGGCGCAGACCCCGAAGAAGGCGGGACGTGTGACGGCGCAGCTCGCGAAGCGCCTCGGGGTCCACGCCGATCGGGACTCGTTCGCCGCGCTCTCGCCCGCGCAGCTCCTCGACGCGAGGAGAGAACAGTCCGCAGGCTCCTCCCCGCTCGGCGGCGCACCCGGCTTCCAGATCGCGATCGATCCGGACAGCCTTCCGCGGTCCCCTCACGAGGTCCTCGGCGAGATCGACACGCCACTGCTCATCGGCAGCAACACCGACGAGTACCGATTGTGGTTCCCGCCCGAGGCGCTCGCCGGCATCAGCGAGTTCAAGCTGCAGGCCGCACGTCTCCTCTCGCGCATCCCGCGCCGCTCGGTGTCCGAGTACCGGTCCGCATTCCCCGGAGCCAACACGGGAGAGGTTTTCGGGCAACTCGTCACCGACATGATGCTGCGCGCACCGCTGAGCCGTGTGGCATCCGCACGCCCCGAGAGCACGCACGTCTACGAATTCGCGTGGCCCAGTCCCGTTCGAGCCCTCCGAGCGGCGCATGCGCTCGAACTCGGCTTCGTGTTCGACCGGCTCGACGATGAGGAGGCGCGACGACTCGCCGGCACCGCGGCACCGGGCGCACTCGCGACCGAGATGAACACAGCGTGGGTCGGGTTCGTGAGCGGCGGAGATCCGGGCTGGCCCGTGTACGGCTCCGAGCGTCGGACGCGGGTGTTCGATACGGTCAGTGCGACGGTGCCGCAGCGCCGCACCGCGGGCATGGACCTGCTTCCGGGCTGA
- the hrcA gene encoding heat-inducible transcriptional repressor HrcA: protein MVTERGLQVLRAIVQDYVETHEPVGSRSIVDRHSFGVSAATIRNDMALLEDEELITAPHTSSGRVPTDKGYRVFVNHLAQLRPLSSAQRSAIESFLGEPADLDDLMVRTVRVLTQLTGQVALAQYPSFARAHVTHVELVALAPNRLLIVLVTDAGGVSQRVAMLPEAIDEAEMAVLWARLSALITGQGIGEASDRLQGLLAADEVAKDRVLRSIAGVVMDELGGFRQERLVMAGAATLARREQDFRGSIHPLLEAIEEQVTLLRLMSEMVTDEHGLAASIGTENAPFGLGEASIVASNYAAPSGTARVGVMGPTRMDYPSNLAAARAVARYLSRMLDEDEAGR from the coding sequence ATGGTCACAGAGCGAGGACTCCAGGTTCTCCGCGCGATCGTGCAGGACTACGTCGAGACCCACGAACCCGTCGGCAGCCGTTCCATCGTGGACCGCCACTCCTTCGGCGTTTCCGCGGCGACCATCCGCAACGACATGGCGCTGCTCGAAGACGAAGAACTCATCACGGCGCCGCACACGTCTTCAGGGCGGGTGCCCACCGACAAGGGCTATCGCGTCTTCGTGAATCATCTCGCGCAGCTGCGACCGCTCTCCTCGGCGCAGCGCTCCGCCATCGAGTCGTTCCTCGGCGAGCCGGCCGACCTCGACGACCTCATGGTGCGCACGGTCCGGGTGCTGACCCAGCTCACCGGCCAGGTCGCACTCGCGCAGTACCCCTCGTTCGCCCGCGCACACGTCACGCACGTGGAGCTCGTCGCGCTGGCGCCCAATCGGCTCCTGATCGTCCTCGTCACCGACGCCGGGGGAGTGTCGCAGCGTGTGGCCATGTTGCCGGAGGCGATCGACGAGGCCGAGATGGCGGTGCTGTGGGCGCGCCTGTCCGCGCTGATCACGGGGCAGGGCATCGGCGAGGCATCCGACCGGCTTCAGGGGCTGCTCGCGGCGGATGAGGTGGCCAAGGACCGCGTGCTGCGCTCGATCGCCGGTGTCGTGATGGATGAACTCGGCGGGTTCCGGCAGGAGCGTCTGGTGATGGCGGGTGCCGCCACCCTCGCACGTCGAGAACAGGACTTCCGTGGAAGCATCCATCCGCTTCTCGAAGCGATCGAGGAGCAGGTGACGCTGCTGCGGCTGATGAGCGAGATGGTGACCGACGAGCACGGACTCGCGGCCAGCATCGGCACGGAGAACGCGCCGTTCGGCCTCGGTGAGGCATCGATCGTCGCCAGCAACTACGCCGCCCCCAGCGGTACGGCGCGAGTCGGCGTCATGGGGCCGACGCGCATGGACTACCCGAGCAACCTCGCCGCAGCACGGGCCGTAGCCCGCTACCTGTCGCGGATGCTCGACGAAGATGAGGCAGGCCGCTGA
- the dnaJ gene encoding molecular chaperone DnaJ produces the protein MADHYEVLGVSRDASTDEIKKAYRRLARQLHPDVNPGEDAAERFKLVTHAYDVLSDDDSRRRYDMGGGDGAAGNFGGFGGFGDIFETFFGASQGGGRGARPRSRRERGQDALVRVSLDLGDVVFGAHRDIEVDTAVLCETCQGSCCQEGTSPVTCDICGGSGHVQRQVRSLLGNVVTSQPCGTCEGYGTTIPHPCGTCGGQGRVRSRRTVSLDIPAGVETGLRLQLPGSGEVGKAGGPNGDLYVEVTVNAHPAFSRDGDDLLATLEVSMTDAILGTETTIQGLDGEVDLEIRAGVQSGDVLTIKGRGITPLRGTQRGDLRVGVQVLTPTRLDSAQRALIEDFAKKTKAPDPQLAQFQQGLFSKLRDRFRSH, from the coding sequence GTGGCGGACCACTATGAGGTTCTCGGGGTGTCCCGGGACGCTTCCACCGACGAGATCAAGAAGGCGTATCGACGTCTTGCGCGACAGCTGCACCCGGATGTGAATCCCGGTGAGGACGCAGCGGAGCGCTTCAAGCTCGTCACCCACGCGTACGACGTCCTCAGCGATGACGACTCGCGTCGCCGCTACGACATGGGCGGCGGGGACGGCGCTGCCGGCAACTTCGGCGGCTTCGGCGGCTTCGGGGACATCTTCGAGACGTTCTTCGGCGCGTCGCAGGGCGGTGGGCGCGGCGCGCGTCCGCGTTCGCGTCGGGAGCGCGGGCAGGACGCACTCGTGCGGGTGTCCCTCGACCTGGGCGATGTGGTGTTCGGTGCACATCGCGACATCGAGGTCGATACGGCCGTGCTGTGCGAGACCTGTCAGGGGTCCTGCTGCCAGGAGGGCACCTCGCCCGTCACGTGCGACATCTGCGGTGGCTCGGGGCACGTGCAGCGACAGGTGCGGAGCCTCCTCGGCAACGTCGTGACCTCCCAGCCGTGCGGCACCTGCGAGGGGTACGGCACCACCATCCCGCATCCGTGCGGCACCTGCGGCGGGCAGGGACGCGTGCGCTCGCGTCGGACGGTCTCCCTCGACATCCCGGCCGGCGTCGAGACCGGACTCCGCCTCCAGCTCCCCGGTTCCGGGGAGGTCGGCAAGGCGGGCGGTCCGAACGGAGATCTGTACGTCGAGGTGACGGTCAACGCCCACCCGGCGTTCAGCCGTGACGGCGATGACCTGCTCGCGACGCTCGAAGTGTCGATGACCGACGCGATCCTCGGCACCGAGACCACGATCCAGGGACTGGATGGTGAGGTCGATCTCGAGATCCGGGCCGGCGTGCAGTCCGGTGACGTGCTGACCATCAAGGGGCGAGGCATCACCCCGCTCCGTGGCACGCAGCGCGGTGATCTGCGCGTCGGCGTCCAGGTGCTCACCCCGACCAGACTCGATTCGGCGCAGCGGGCTCTCATCGAGGACTTCGCGAAGAAGACCAAGGCCCCGGACCCCCAGCTCGCGCAGTTCCAGCAGGGCCTCTTCTCGAAGCTCCGCGATCGTTTCCGCAGCCACTGA
- a CDS encoding 16S rRNA (uracil(1498)-N(3))-methyltransferase gives MALHFLVESASDAVVGDVVSLTGAEAKHAAVVRRLRVGEEVTVGDGAGVWLTGAAEEVSPTRVEVRIARRSEHPAPSPRITLVQALAKGDRDELAVQAACELGVDEIVPWQAARSVSRWEGPKAVKGRERWATIVREAAKQAHRSWLPDVVAPASTRQLAERASSQRVLVLDPTAAVRLSEIEADGRDLMLVVGPEGGISDEELDRLTEAGAERVRLGDTVLRTSTAGPAAIAVLSVTLGRW, from the coding sequence ATGGCTCTGCACTTCTTGGTCGAGTCGGCCTCGGACGCGGTTGTCGGCGATGTCGTCTCCTTGACCGGGGCCGAGGCGAAGCACGCGGCCGTCGTCCGTCGACTTCGAGTCGGTGAAGAGGTGACCGTCGGTGACGGAGCCGGAGTGTGGCTGACCGGTGCAGCGGAGGAGGTGTCCCCGACACGCGTGGAGGTGCGAATCGCCCGGCGCTCGGAGCACCCGGCTCCGTCTCCGCGGATCACCCTCGTCCAGGCGCTGGCGAAGGGCGACCGGGACGAGCTCGCCGTGCAGGCGGCCTGCGAGCTCGGAGTCGACGAGATCGTGCCCTGGCAGGCGGCGCGCAGTGTCTCCCGCTGGGAAGGGCCGAAGGCGGTGAAGGGCCGCGAGCGGTGGGCGACCATCGTCCGCGAAGCCGCCAAGCAGGCCCACCGCTCGTGGCTTCCGGACGTCGTCGCCCCGGCGTCGACGAGACAACTCGCCGAACGTGCGAGCTCACAGCGTGTCCTCGTGCTCGACCCCACCGCGGCGGTGCGCCTGTCGGAGATCGAGGCAGACGGCCGCGATCTGATGCTGGTGGTGGGGCCGGAAGGCGGGATCTCGGACGAGGAACTCGACCGGCTTACCGAGGCGGGTGCCGAGCGCGTACGTCTCGGCGACACGGTGCTGCGCACATCGACGGCAGGTCCGGCCGCGATCGCCGTGCTCTCCGTGACCCTCGGGCGCTGGTGA
- a CDS encoding histidine triad nucleotide-binding protein, translating into MTEPSIFTRILNGEIPAEILGETERVFALRDIAPQAPVHLLVVPKSADYRDVTELAAGDPSLLAEMVAFATELAAKHSDDGDFRLVFNTGAGAGQTVFHVHAHVLAGGLTEKSVGA; encoded by the coding sequence ATGACGGAACCCTCGATCTTCACGCGCATTCTGAACGGGGAGATCCCTGCCGAGATCCTCGGGGAGACGGAGCGGGTCTTCGCGCTGCGGGACATCGCTCCGCAGGCTCCCGTGCACCTGCTCGTCGTACCCAAGTCCGCCGACTACCGCGACGTCACCGAACTCGCTGCCGGAGACCCGTCGCTCCTGGCCGAGATGGTCGCGTTCGCCACGGAGTTGGCTGCGAAGCACAGCGACGACGGCGACTTCCGCCTCGTCTTCAACACCGGCGCCGGTGCCGGACAGACCGTTTTCCACGTCCATGCGCATGTGCTGGCCGGAGGATTGACTGAGAAGAGTGTCGGTGCCTGA
- a CDS encoding PhoH family protein, producing the protein MVQLLGPQDRLLRMLEREHPDVQVLVRGNEITLSGDTDAVGKAKALVEELLAMTRAGHDLAPSDVSSSARMLRQEGGPRPSEVLGEAILTTRGKVIRPKTLGQKEYVDAIEENTVVFGIGPAGTGKTYLAMAKAVQALQRKEVTRIILTRPAVEAGERLGFLPGTLTDKIDPYLRPLYDALNEMMDPEIVPRLMATGTIEVAPLAYMRGRTLNDSFVVLDEAQNTTPEQMKMFLTRLGFGTRMVVTGDITQVDLPQGSSGLRLVTRVLDGIDDIHFARLTSADVVRHSLVGRIVDAYSEYDEKRTAQRFEREQAAEFANRADRRGAQRPGPRDRMPKRGLS; encoded by the coding sequence ATGGTGCAGCTGCTCGGTCCGCAGGACCGTCTGCTGCGGATGCTCGAGAGGGAGCATCCTGACGTCCAGGTGCTCGTCCGCGGGAACGAGATCACCCTCAGCGGTGACACCGACGCGGTCGGGAAGGCGAAGGCGCTCGTGGAGGAGCTGCTTGCAATGACCCGGGCCGGGCACGATCTGGCTCCGAGCGACGTCTCCAGTTCCGCACGCATGCTGCGTCAGGAGGGGGGACCGCGGCCCAGCGAGGTGCTCGGTGAGGCGATCCTGACGACGCGCGGGAAGGTGATCCGTCCGAAGACCCTCGGCCAGAAGGAGTACGTCGACGCGATCGAGGAGAACACGGTCGTCTTCGGCATTGGTCCCGCCGGTACCGGCAAGACCTACCTCGCGATGGCGAAGGCCGTTCAGGCGCTGCAGCGCAAGGAGGTCACCCGGATCATCCTCACGCGGCCCGCGGTCGAGGCGGGGGAGCGGCTCGGGTTCCTTCCCGGCACGCTCACCGACAAGATCGACCCGTACCTGCGGCCGTTGTACGACGCCCTCAACGAGATGATGGACCCGGAGATCGTCCCGCGTCTGATGGCGACGGGGACCATCGAGGTCGCTCCGCTCGCGTACATGCGCGGGCGCACGCTGAACGATTCTTTCGTCGTGCTCGACGAGGCCCAGAACACCACGCCCGAGCAGATGAAGATGTTCCTCACCCGTCTCGGCTTCGGCACGCGGATGGTGGTGACGGGCGACATCACCCAGGTCGACCTCCCGCAGGGCTCGTCTGGTCTCCGACTCGTGACGCGTGTGCTCGACGGTATCGACGACATCCACTTCGCGCGGCTCACCAGCGCCGACGTCGTGCGGCACTCGCTGGTCGGCCGCATCGTCGACGCATACAGCGAGTACGACGAGAAGCGCACCGCCCAGCGCTTCGAACGCGAACAGGCCGCCGAGTTCGCCAACAGGGCCGACCGCCGAGGGGCGCAGCGCCCCGGACCGCGGGACCGCATGCCGAAACGAGGACTCTCATGA
- the ybeY gene encoding rRNA maturation RNase YbeY, translating into MIEINNESAIDVDETVLQRLTDYNLAQLHVSPDAEVAIVLVDEGAMEALHVQWMDEPGPTDVLSFPMDELRPGTEDRPTAPGLLGDIVLCPQVAETQAQAAKHTLMDELILLTTHGLLHLLGFDHAEPDEEREMFGLQKELIQGFAASERRR; encoded by the coding sequence ATGATCGAGATCAACAACGAGTCGGCCATCGACGTCGACGAGACCGTGCTGCAGCGGCTCACGGACTACAACCTCGCGCAGCTCCACGTCAGCCCGGATGCCGAGGTCGCCATCGTCCTCGTGGACGAGGGTGCCATGGAGGCGCTTCACGTGCAGTGGATGGACGAGCCCGGTCCCACCGACGTGCTCAGCTTCCCGATGGACGAGCTCCGTCCCGGCACCGAGGACCGTCCGACCGCTCCCGGACTGCTGGGCGACATCGTGCTGTGCCCCCAGGTGGCCGAGACACAGGCTCAGGCGGCGAAGCACACGCTGATGGACGAGCTCATCCTGCTCACCACGCACGGGCTGCTCCACCTCCTCGGCTTCGATCATGCTGAACCCGACGAGGAGCGTGAGATGTTCGGACTGCAGAAGGAGCTGATCCAGGGCTTCGCCGCGTCCGAACGCCGCCGATGA